Proteins encoded by one window of Vitis riparia cultivar Riparia Gloire de Montpellier isolate 1030 chromosome 11, EGFV_Vit.rip_1.0, whole genome shotgun sequence:
- the LOC117925631 gene encoding accelerated cell death 11-like yields the protein MAAGDRPLTKIADAFKELADSLNSPNPRLEVSQFVRACRLISPLIGFLGIAFKFAEIEFSAKVDNVMEASRYVNTLDAMIDREIGLNCAKTSKSHSRNLVRVKRSIDMLKVIFEQILARRGNSILGPVSTAYQQVFAPYHGWAVRTAVSASLPTLPTKARLMRKLNEKEATVNVQMQNFVVTSAPIIQYIENLFHSRVSGDEILGLI from the exons ATGGCAGCAGGAGATAGACCCCTCACAAAAATTGCAGATGCCTTCAAAGAGCTTGCGGATTCTCTGAATTCTCCAAATCCCCGGCTTGAGGTCAGCCAGTTTGTTCGTGCCTGCCGCCTCATCTCCCCTCTCATCGGTTTCCTGGGCATTGCTTTCAAGTTCGCCGAGATAGAATTCTCTGCTAAG GTTGATAATGTCATGGAGGCATCAAGGTATGTTAATACACTAGATGCTATGATTGATCGTGAAATTGGGTTGAATTGTGCGAAGACCTCGAAGAGTCATTCAAGAAACCTTGTTCGAGTAAAGCGTTCGATTGACATGCTCAAGGTGATCTTCGAACAAATTTTAGCTAGAAG AGGAAACTCCATCCTGGGTCCAGTTTCCACAGCATATCAACAGGTTTTTGCTCCCTACCATGGCTGGGCTGTCAGAACAGCAGTTTCTGCTTCGTTACCGACTCTTCCTACAAAGGCAAGGCTCATGAGGAAACTAAATGAAAAAG AGGCAACAGTGAATGTTCAAATGCAAAATTTTGTTGTTACATCAGCTCCAATCATACAATACATCGAAAATTTATTCCATTCAAGGGTGTCGGGTGATGAGATACTTGGATTAATTTGA
- the LOC117925358 gene encoding probable disease resistance protein At1g61190: MDIVTFILEVGEKLWGTVTHQIGYLVHYKKNVENLNAKVEALEVLRKDNQESVRAAEMNGEEIKAQVQIWLKGADAAIVEVEKVIDDFKLNKRCLWGCCPDCTSRYKLSRKAVKDAVTIGELQDKGKFERVSLQIRKPLEIESMISTGDFEAFESTQQAMNEVMKALRDDNVNVIGVYGMGGVGKTTMVEQVSVQARRDELFDHVVMAVVSQNINLKMIQGQIADMLAVKLDDESEAGRAGHLKERIMRGRRILIFLDDLWGRIELAKIGVPSGRDLEACKSKIILTTRLENVCHAMESQEESRKCGRFP; encoded by the exons ATGGATATTGTGACTTTCATTTTGGAGGTTGGAGAGAAGCTGTGGGGAACGGTTACTCATCAGATAGGCTATCTGGTCCACTATAAGAAGAATGTGGAGAATCTCAATGCTAAAGTAGAAGCACTAGAGGTCTTAAGGAAAGATAACCAAGAATCTGTGCGAGCAGCTGAAATGAATGGAGAAGAAATCAAAGCTCAGGTGCAGATATGGCTGAAAGGGGCCGATGCAGCTATAGTGGAGGTGGAGAAAGTGATAGATGATTTTAAATTGAACAAGAGATGCTTGTGGGGGTGTTGTCCTGATTGCACATCGCGGTACAAGCTAAGCAGGAAAGCAGTGAAAGATGCAGTCACCATTGGTGAACTTCAAGataaaggaaaatttgaaagggTCTCGCTCCAAATTAGGAAGCCCTTGGAGATTGAGTCCATGATCTCCACGGGAGATTTTGAGGCCTTCGAATCAACACAACAGGCAATGAATGAGGTCATGAAGGCACTAAGGGATGATAACGTTAATGTCATCGGGGTCTATGGAATGGGGGGCGTGGGCAAAACAACCATGGTGGAACAAGTAAGCGTGCAGGCCCGTAGAGATGAACTGTTTGATCATGTGGTCATGGCTGTTGTTTCGCAAAACATCAACCTGAAGATGATTCAAGGTCAAATTGCAGATATGTTGGCAGTGAAGCTAGATGATGAGAGTGAGGCCGGAAGGGCAGGCCATTTGAAGGAAAGGATAATGAGAGGAAGGAGGATCCTCATATTCTTGGATGATCTCTGGGGGAGAATAGAGTTAGCAAAAATAGGAGTTCCTAGTGGCAGGGACCTTGAAGCTTGCAAATCGAAAATCATACTGACCACAAGGCTGGAGAATGTGTGCCATGCCATGGAAAGCCAG GAAGAAAGCAGGAAATGCGGTCGATTCCCCTGA
- the LOC117924891 gene encoding probable disease resistance protein At4g27220: MEGCQRMWGSPNCSSSSCKSTGDKDLEEWKEAARQLEMSNPTKDDHDHTVFRCIKLSYDYLKHEDAKRCFLNCCLFPEDTNINIEDLVKYGIGQGLFQNANTVEEARAAASSLLKHLKACSLLLNGDQEGCVKMHDVVRDTAISIASAGDELAFLVHSGAALKKWPRRDSYEAYTAISLMSNEIQELPDGLVCPKLQTLLLQNNIDIREIPDAFFERMESLRVLDVNGADISSLPSSLGLLLNLRTLCLDGCESTDLSILGELRKLEILSLRESCIEELPEEIGKLVSLRMLDLTMSGDLKTIRSNLLSSLSQLEEIYLQGSFGDWGKPIEGKDQETNAGFDELTRLPCLNTLKVDIPDAGCIPQTVVSNPNWVKFNICMSEDLFVRLMDVHLSKIMAARSRALILNTTINTLPDWFNSVVTEKTEKLFYMIDSDLHDIISEYDQGRLNGLKSLLVESCYGIVQLMNTDIRVSNRPVFDNLEELRVHNMDSLKVICIGELPPGSLRKLKFFQVEQCDKLVGPLLQPNLLQRLENLEVLDVSGNSLEDIFRSEGLGKEQILLRKLKEMKLDKLPHLKNIWNGPAQLAVFNKLKILTVIACKKLRNLFVITVSRCLLQLEELWIEDCGGLEVIIGEDEGEASSSNMSHNSRVKEIVEKQKEEAMEKNILPQLKNLSLQNLPLLTGFYPGFASIQCPSLEQLHVQDCPLFRASTAEFHSRKQVQVNNEQHFLLLQKRLWEIRQFS; encoded by the exons ATGGAGGGTTGTCAAAGAATGTGGGGGTCTCCCAATTGCTCTAGTAGTAGTTGCAAGAGCACTGGGGACAAGGACCTGGAAGAATGGAAAGAGGCTGCTCGACAACTTGAAATGTCGAATCCTACAAAAGATGATCATGATCACACGGTTTTCAGATGTATAAAGCTTAGCTATGATTACTTGAAACATGAAGACGCCAAGCGGTGCTTTTTGAATTGTTGCCTGTTCCCGGAGGACACCAATATCAACATCGAAGACTTGGTGAAGTATGGGATCGGGCAAGGGTTGTTTCAAAATGCTAATACAGTGGAAGAAGCAAGGGCTGCAGCAAGTTCGCTCCTCAAACATCTTAAAGCTTGCAGTTTGCTGTTAAACGGCGATCAAGAGGGGTGCGTGAAAATGCATGATGTTGTCCGGGACACTGCCATATCAATTGCTTCAGCTGGAGATGAACTTGCCTTTCTTGTGCACTCTGGTGCTGCCTTAAAGAAGTGGCCAAGGAGGGATAGCTATGAGGCCTACACAGCCATCTCACTCATGTCCAATGAAATCCAGGAGCTCCCTGATGGCCTAGTATGCCCGAAACTCCAGACACTGTTATTGCAGAATAACATTGACATTCGAGAGATTCCTGATGCCTTTTTTGAAAGGATGGAATCTCTAAGGGTCTTGGATGTGAACGGTGCGGATATCTCATCACTTCCCTCGTCACTTGGGCTTCTGCTGAACCTTAGGACGCTTTGTTTAGATGGATGCGAGTCAACAGACCTATCGATACTTGGAGAGTTGAGAAAACTTGAGATTCTCAGCCTCAGAGAATCCTGCATTGAGGAGTTGCCGGAAGAAATCGGAAAATTAGTCAGCCTAAGGATGTTGGATCTCACCATGAGTGGAGACCTCAAAACAATTCGAAGTAACTTGTTATCAAGCTTGTCCCAGTTAGAAGAAATCTACCTGCAGGGTAGTTTTGGAGACTGGGGGAAGCCGATTGAAGGGAAGGACCAAGAAACAAATGCGGGGTTCGATGAGTTGACACGCTTACCTTGCTTGAACACTTTGAAGGTGGACATACCTGATGCTGGATGCATTCCACAAACTGTTGTATCCAATCCAAACTGGGTAAAATTCAACATATGCATGAGCGAGGACTTATTCGTCCGGCTCATGGATGTGCATTTGTCAAAAATCATGGCTGCTCGTTCAAGAGCCTTGATTCTCAACACAACCATCAATACCTTGCCAGATTGGTTTAACAGCGTGGTGACCGAGAAAACGGAGAAACTGTTCTACATGATTGACAGTGATTTACATGACATTATTTCAGAGTATGATCAAGGCAGGCTAAATGGCCTCAAGTCCCTCCTTGTTGAGAGTTGCTATGGGATAGTGCAGCTCATGAATACGGACATACGTGTTTCAAATAGACCGGTTTTTGATAACCTAGAAGAGCTGCGTGTCCACAATATGGATTCCTTGAAAGTGATATGCATTGGTGAACTACCACCCGGTTCATTGCGGAAACTTAAGTTTTTTCAGGTGGAACAGTGTGATAAGTTGGTTGGTCCGCTGCTGCAGCCTAATTTGTTGCAAAGACTAGAGAATCTGGAAGTTCTTGATGTGAGTGGGAACAGTTTGGAAGATATCTTTAGGTCTGAAGGGCTCGGGAAAGAACAAATCTTGTTGAGAAAATtgaaggaaatgaagttagATAAGCTGCCTCATCTGAAGAACATATGGAATGGTCCTGCTCAACTTGCAGTCTTCAACAAGCTCAAGATTTTAACAGTGATTGCGTGCAAGAAATTAAGAAATCTCTTTGTCATCACAGTGTCTCGATGTCTTCTGCAACTTGAAGAGTTATGGATTGAGGATTGCGGTGGTTTAGAGGTAATAATTGGAGAAGATGAGGGAGAAGCATCCAGCAGTAACATGTCCCATAACTCAAGAGTGAAGGAGATTGTTGAAAAACAGAAGGAAGAAGCAATGGAGAAGAACATCTTACCGCAATTGAAGAATTTATCTCTGCAAAATCTTCCACTGCTCACAGGCTTCTACCCCGGATTTGCAAGTATTCAATGCCCATCCTTGGAACAACTGCACGTGCAGGATTGCCCGCTTTTTAGAGCTTCCACAGCTGAATTTCACAGCAGAAAGCAAGTCCAAGTAAATAACGAGCAGCATTTTCTTCTCCTCCAAAAAAG GCTTTGGGAGATCAGACAATTTTCGTAA